One genomic region from Cygnus atratus isolate AKBS03 ecotype Queensland, Australia chromosome 18, CAtr_DNAZoo_HiC_assembly, whole genome shotgun sequence encodes:
- the LOC118255547 gene encoding myosin heavy chain, skeletal muscle, adult-like isoform X1, producing the protein MTSPDAEMAAFGEAAPYLRKSEKERIEAQNKPFDAKSSVFVAHPKESFVKGTIQSKEAGKVTVKTEGGETLTVKEDQIFSMNPPKYDKIEDMAMMTHLHEPAVLYNLKERYAAWMIYTYSGLFCVTVNPYKWLPVYNPEVVLAYRGKKRQEAPPHIFSISDNAYQFMLTDRENQSILITGESGAGKTVNTKRVIQYFATIAASGEKKKEEQSGKMQGTLEDQIISANPLLEAFGNAKTVRNDNSSRFGKFIRIHFGATGKLASADIETYLLEKSRVTFQLKAERSYHIFYQIMSNKKPELIDMLLITTNPYDYHFVSQGEITVASINDQEELMATDSAIDILGFTADEKVAIYKLTGAVMHYGNLKFKQKQREEQAEPDGTEVADKAAYLMGLNSADLLKALCYPRVKVGNEYVTKGQTVQQVNNSVGALAKAVYEKMFLWMVVRINQQLDTKQPRQYFIGVLDIAGFEIFDFNSLEQLCINFTNEKLQQFFNHHMFVLEQEEYKKEGIEWEFIDFGMDLAACIELIEKPMGIFSILEEECMFPKATDTSFKNKLYDQHLGKSSNFQKPKPAKGKVEAHFSLVHYAGTVDYNITGWLEKNKDPLNETVIGLYQKSSVKTLALLFANYGGAEAEASGGGASGGKKGGKKKGSSFQTVSALFRENLNKLMTNLRSTHPHFVRCIIPNETKTPGAMEHELVLHQLRCNGVLEGIRICRKGFPSRVLYADFKQRYKVLNASAIPEGQFIDSKKASEKLLGSIDVDHTQYKFGHTKVFFKAGLLGLLEEMRDEKLAQLITRTQARCRGFLMRVEYQRMVERRESIFCIQYNVRAFMNVKHWPWMKLFFKIKPLLKSAESEKEMANMKEEFEKTKEELAKSEAKRKEMEEKMVKLVQEKNDLQLQVQAEADALADAEERCDQLIKTKIQLEAKIKEVTERAEDEEEINAELTAKKRKLEDECSELKKDIDDLELTLAKVEKEKHATENKVKNLTEEMAALDETIAKLTKEKKALQEAHQQTLDDLQAEEDKVNTLTKAKTKLEQQVDDLEGSLEQEKKLRMDLERAKRKLEGDLKLSQDTIMDLENDKQQLDEKLKKKDFEISQIQSKIEDEQALGMQLQKKIKELQARIEELEEEIEAERTSRAKAEKHRADLSRELEEISERLEEAGGATAAQIEMNKKREAEFQKMRRDLEEATLQHEATAAALRKKHADSTAELGEQIDNLQRVKQKLEKEKSELKMEIDDLASNMESVSKAKANLEKMCRTLEDQLSEIKTKEEEHQRMINDLSAQRARLQTESGEYSRQVEEKDSQISQLSRSKQAFTQQIEELKRHLEEEIKAKNALAHALQSARHDCDLLREQYEEEQEAKGELQRALSKANSEVAQWRTKYETDAIQRTEELEEAKKKLAQRLQDAEEHVEAVNAKCASLEKTKQRLQNEVEDLMIDVERSNAACAALDKKQKNFDKILAEWKQKYEETQAELEASQKESRSLSTELFKMKNAYEESLDHLETLKRENKNLQQEISDLTEQIAEGGKAIHELEKVKKQIEQEKSEIQAALEEAEASLEHEEGKILRLQLELNQVKSEIDRKIAEKDEEIDQLKRNHLRIVESMQSTLDAEIRSRNEALRLKKKMEGDLNEMEIQLSHANRVAAEAQKNLRNTQGVLKDTQIHLDDALRTQEDLKEQVAMVERRANLLQAEIEELRAALEQTERSRKVAEQELMDASERVQLLHTQNTSLINTKKKLETDITQIQSEMEDAIQEARNAEEKAKKAITDASMMAEELKKEQDTSAHLERMKKNLDQTVKDLQLRLDEAEQLALKGGKKQIQKLEARVRELEGEVDAEQKRSAEAVKGVRKYERRVKELTYQSEEDRKNILRLQDLVDKLQMKVKSYKRQAEEAEELSNVNLSKFRKIQHELEEAEERADIAESQVNKLRAKSREFHGKKIEEEE; encoded by the exons ACCTACTCAGGTCTCTTCTGTGTCACCGTCAACCCCTACAAGTGGCTGCCGGTGTACAACCCGGAGGTGGTGTTGGCCTACCGAGGCAAAAAGCGCCAGGAGGCCCCTCCACACATCTTCTCCATCTCTGACAATGCCTATCAGTTCATGCTGACTG ACCGTGAGAATCAGTCAATCTTGATCAC TGGAGAATCTGGTGCAGGGAAGACTGTGAACACAAAGCGTGTCATCCAGTACTTTGCAACAATTGCAGCTAgtggggagaagaagaaggaggagcaGTCTGGCAAAATGCAG GGAACGCTTGAGGATCAAATCATCAGCGCCAACCCACTGCTGGAGGCATTTGGAAATGCCAAGACTGTGAGGAATGACAACTCCTCGCGCTTT gGTAAATTCATCAGAATTCACTTTGGAGCCACAGGAAAACTAGCTTCTGCTGATATTGAAACAT atcTGCTGGAGAAGTCCAGAGTCACCTTCCAgctcaaagcagaaagaagctACCACATATTTTATCAGATCATGTCCAACAAGAAACCAGAGCTGATTG ACATGCTTCTAATTACCACTAATCCATATGACTATCATTTTGTGAGTCAAGGTGAGATCACTGTTGCCAGCATTAATGACCAGGAGGAGTTGATGGCTACAGAC AGTGCCATTGACATCCTGGGCTTTACTGCTGATGAAAAGGTGGCCATTTACAAGCTGACAGGAGCTGTCATGCACTACGGCAACCTGAAGTTTaagcagaaacaaagagaagagcaggcagagccagaTGGCACAGAAG TTGCTGACAAGGCTGCCTACCTGATGGGTCTGAACTCGGCTGACCTGCTCAAAGCCCTCTGTTACCCCCGAGTCAAGGTTGGGAATGAATATGTGACCAAGGGTCAAACTGTGCAGCAG GTGAACAATTCAGTGGGTGCTCTGGCAAAGGCTGTCTATGAGAAGATGTTCTTATGGATGGTTGTTCGCATCAATCAACAACTAGATACAAAGCAACCCAGACAGTACTTCATTGGTGTCCTGGACATCGCTGGCTTCGAGATATTTGAT TTCAAcagcctggagcagctgtgCATCAACTTCACCAATGAGAAACTGCAGCAGTTCTTCAACCACCACATGTtcgtgctggagcaggaggagtaCAAGAAGGAAGGAATTGAATGGGAATTCATTGATTTTGGGATGGACCTGGCTGCTTGCATTGAACTCATTGAAAAG CCCATGGGCATCTTCTCCATCCTGGAAGAGGAGTGCATGTTCCCCAAGGCAACTGACACCTCTTTCAAGAACAAGCTCTATGACCAGCATCTGGGCAAGTCCAGCAATTTCCAGAAGCCCAAGCCTGCCAAAGGCAAGGTTGAGGCCCACTTCTCCCTTGTGCATTATGCTGGCACAGTGGACTACAACATCACTGGCTGGCTTGAGAAGAACAAGGACCCCCTGAACGAAACTGTCATTGGGTTGTACCAGAAATCATCAGTGAAGACACTAGCCTTACTCTTTGCCAACTATGGTGGAGCAGAAGCAG aggCTAGTGGTGGTGGTGCTAGTGGTGGCAAGAAAGGTGGCAAGAAGAAGGGATCATCTTTCCAGACTGTCTCAGCTCTTTTCCGG GAGAACCTAAACAAACTGATGACCAACCTACGGAGTACTCACCCTCATTTTGTTCGTTGCATCATCCCAAATGAAACTAAAACACCTG GTGCTATGGAACATGAACTGGTACTACACCAGCTGCGCTGTAATGGTGTGCTGGAAGGGATTAGGATTTGCAGAAAAGGATTCCCCAGCAGAGTCCTCTATGCAGACTTTAAACAAAG ATACAAGGTGCTTAATGCCAGTGCCATCCCAGAGGGACAGTTCATTGATAGCAAAAAGGCTTCTGAGAAGCTTCTGGGGTCAATTGATGTGGATCACACCCAGTATAAATTTGGTCACACCAAG GTGTTCTTCaaagctgggctgctggggctcctggAGGAGATGAGGGATGAGAAGCTGGCACAGCTCATCACTCGCACACAGGCCAGGTGCAGAGGCTTCCTGATGAGAGTGGAGTACCAGAGAATGGTGGAGAGGAG GGAGTCCATCTTCTGCATCCAGTACAACGTTCGTGCATTCATGAATGTCAAGCACTGGCCCTGGATGAAGCTGTTCTTCAAGATCAAGCCCTTGCTGAAGAGTGCAGAATCTGAGAAGGAGATGGCCAACATGAAGGAAGAGTTTGAGAAAACTAAGGAAGAGCTTGCAAAGTCTGaggcaaagagaaaggagatggaggagaaaatGGTGAAACTGgtgcaggagaaaaatgatcTGCAGCTCCAAGTGCAGGCT GAAGCTGATGCTTTAGCTGATGCTGAGGAAAGATGTGATCAGCtcatcaaaaccaaaatccagCTGGAAGCCAAAATTAAGGAGGTGACAGAACGGGctgaggatgaggaagaaattaatgCTGAGCTGACAGCCAAGAAGAGAAAACTGGAGGATGAATGTTCAGAGCTGAAGAAAGACATTGATGACCTGGAGTTAACATTGGCCAAggttgagaaggaaaaacatgccACCGAAAACAAG GTGAAAAATCTCACAGAGGAGATGGCAGCTCTGGATGAGACCATAGCCAAGctgacaaaagagaagaaagcccTCCAAGAGGCCCACCAGCAGACACTGGACGACCTGCAGGCCGAAGAGGACAAAGTCAATACATTGACCAAAGCTAAAACCAAGCTGGAGCAGCAAGTGGATGAT CTGGAAGGGTCCCTGGAGCAAGAGAAGAAACTGCGCATGGACCTTGAAAGGGCTAAGAGGAAACTTGAGGGAGACCTGAAGCTGTCCCAAGATACCATAATGGACTTGGAAAATGATAAGCAGCAGCtggatgagaaactgaaaaa GAAAGACTTTGAAATCAGCCAGATCCAGAGCAAAATTGAGGATGAGCAAGCCCTGGGCATGCAATTACAGAAGAAGATCAAGGAGCTGCAG GCCCGTATCGAGGAACTGGAGGAGGAAATTGAGGCAGAGCGAACCTCTCGggcaaaagcagagaagcacCGTGCTGACCTCtccagggagctggaggagatcAGCGAGCGCCTGGAAGAAGCAGGAGGGGCTACAGCAGCTCAGATTGAGATGAACAAGAAGCGTGAGGCAGAATTTCAGAAGATGCGCCGTGACCTCGAAGAGGCCACGCTGCAGCACGAAGCCACAGCTGCCGCCCTGCGGAAGAAGCACGcagacagcacagctgagctTGGGGAGCAGATCGACAACCTGCAACGAGTCaagcagaagctggagaaggagaagagtgAGCTGAAGATGGAGATAGATGACTTGGCCAGTAACATGGAGTCTGTCTCCAAAGCCAAG GCAAACCTGGAGAAAATGTGTCGTACTCTAGAAGACCAGCTGAGTGAGATAAAGACAAAGGAGGAGGAGCATCAGCGCATGATCAATGACCTCAGTGCTCAAAGAGCTCGTCTGCAGACAGAATCAG GTGAATATTCACGCCAGGTGGAGGAGAAAGATTCTCAGATTTCTCAGCTGTCTCGAAGCAAGCAGGCATTCACTCAGCAGATTGAGGAACTCAAAAGGCACTTAGAGGAAGAGATAAAG GCCAAGAACGCCTTGGCCCACGCCTTGCAGTCTGCTCGCCACGACTGTGACTTGCTCCGGGAACAATATGAGGAAGAGCAGGAAGCCAAGGGAGAGCTGCAGCGTGCCTTGTCCAAAGCCAACAGTGAAGTGGCCCAGTGGAGAACCAAATATGAGACGGACGCTATTCAGCGCacggaggagctggaggaggccaA gAAGAAGCTGGCACAGCGCCTGCAGGATGCAGAGGAACACGTTGAAGCTGTCAACGCCAAATGTGCTTCCctggaaaagacaaagcagaggctgcagaacGAGGTGGAAGACCTGATGATTGACGTGGAGCGATCAAATGCTGCCTGTGCAGCTCTggacaagaagcagaagaactTTGACAAG ATCCTGGCAGAGTGGAAGCAGAAGTACGAGGAAACACAGGCTGAGCTGGAAGCTTCCCAGAAGGAGTCTCGCTCTCTCAGCACGGAACTGTTTAAGATGAAGAATGCCTATGAGGAGTCCCTGGACCACCTGGAAACGCTGAAGCGTGAGAACAAGAACTTGCAGC AGGAGATTTCTGACCTCACGGAGCAGAttgcagagggaggaaaggcGATCCACGAGCTGGAGAAAGTCAAGAAGCAGATTGAGCAGGAGAAATCTGAAATCCAGGCTGCCTTGGAGGAAGCTGAG GCCTCTCTAGAACATGAAGAGGGGAAAATCCTGCGCCTCCAGCTGGAGCTCAACCAGGTCAAGTCTGAGATTGACAGGAAGATAGCagagaaagatgaggaaattGACCAGCTGAAGAGAAATCACCTCAGAATTGTGGAGTCCATGCAAAGCACCCTGGATGCTGAGATCAGGAGCAGGAATGAAGCCCTGCGGCTGAAGAAGAAGATGGAGGGAGACCTGAATGAAATGGAGATCCAGCTGAGCCATGCCAACCGTGTGGCTGCAGAGGCACAAAAGAACCTGAGAAACACACAGGGAGTGCTCAAG GATACCCAGATACACTTGGATGATGCTCTCAGGACACAGGAAGACCTGAAGGAGCAGGTGGCCATGGTGGAGCGCAGAGCAAACCTCTTGCAGGCTGAGATTGAGGAGCTGCGGGCAGCCCTGGAGCAGACGGAGCGGTCAAGGAAAGTGGCTGAGCAGGAATTGATGGATGCAAGTGAGAGAGTTCAGCTCCTCCACACTCAG AACACGAGCCTGATCAACACCAAGAAGAAGCTGGAAACAGACATCACCCAAATTCAGAGTGAGATGGAGGATGCCATCCAGGAAGCCCGCAATGCTGAAGAGAAGGCCAAGAAGGCCATCACAGAT gCATCCATGAtggcagaagagctgaagaaggaGCAGGACACCAGTGCTCACCTggaaagaatgaagaagaaCCTGGACCAGACAGTGAAGGACCTGCAGCTTCGTCTGGATGAGGCTGAGCAGCTGGCCCTGAAGGGAGGCAAGAAGCAAATCCAGAAGCTGGAGGCCAGG GTGCgggagctggaaggggaggTAGATGCTGAGCAGAAGCGCAGCGCTGAAGCTGTGAAGGGTGTGCGCAAGTACGAGAGGAGGGTGAAGGAGCTGACCTACCAG TCTGAGGAAGACCGGAAGAACATCCTCAGGCTCCAGGATCTGGTGGACAAGCTGCAGATGAAGGTGAAATCCTACAAGAGGCAAGCTGAGGAGGCT GAGGAGCTGTCCAATGTCAACCTCTCCAAATTCCGCAAGATCCAGCACGAGCTGGAAGAAGCCGAGGAGCGGGCCGACATTGCAGAGTCGCAGGTCAACAAGCTCCGAGCAAAGAGCCGGGAGTTTCATGGCAAGAAGATAGAAGAGGAAGAGTGA
- the LOC118255547 gene encoding myosin heavy chain, skeletal muscle, adult-like isoform X3 — protein MTSPDAEMAAFGEAAPYLRKSEKERIEAQNKPFDAKSSVFVAHPKESFVKGTIQSKEAGKVTVKTEGGETLTVKEDQIFSMNPPKYDKIEDMAMMTHLHEPAVLYNLKERYAAWMIYTYSGLFCVTVNPYKWLPVYNPEVVLAYRGKKRQEAPPHIFSISDNAYQFMLTDRENQSILITGESGAGKTVNTKRVIQYFATIAASGEKKKEEQSGKMQGTLEDQIISANPLLEAFGNAKTVRNDNSSRFGKFIRIHFGATGKLASADIETYLLEKSRVTFQLKAERSYHIFYQIMSNKKPELIDMLLITTNPYDYHFVSQGEITVASINDQEELMATDSAIDILGFTADEKVAIYKLTGAVMHYGNLKFKQKQREEQAEPDGTEVADKAAYLMGLNSADLLKALCYPRVKVGNEYVTKGQTVQQVNNSVGALAKAVYEKMFLWMVVRINQQLDTKQPRQYFIGVLDIAGFEIFDFNSLEQLCINFTNEKLQQFFNHHMFVLEQEEYKKEGIEWEFIDFGMDLAACIELIEKPMGIFSILEEECMFPKATDTSFKNKLYDQHLGKSSNFQKPKPAKGKVEAHFSLVHYAGTVDYNITGWLEKNKDPLNETVIGLYQKSSVKTLALLFANYEASGGGASGGKKGGKKKGSSFQTVSALFRENLNKLMTNLRSTHPHFVRCIIPNETKTPGAMEHELVLHQLRCNGVLEGIRICRKGFPSRVLYADFKQRYKVLNASAIPEGQFIDSKKASEKLLGSIDVDHTQYKFGHTKVFFKAGLLGLLEEMRDEKLAQLITRTQARCRGFLMRVEYQRMVERRESIFCIQYNVRAFMNVKHWPWMKLFFKIKPLLKSAESEKEMANMKEEFEKTKEELAKSEAKRKEMEEKMVKLVQEKNDLQLQVQAEADALADAEERCDQLIKTKIQLEAKIKEVTERAEDEEEINAELTAKKRKLEDECSELKKDIDDLELTLAKVEKEKHATENKVKNLTEEMAALDETIAKLTKEKKALQEAHQQTLDDLQAEEDKVNTLTKAKTKLEQQVDDLEGSLEQEKKLRMDLERAKRKLEGDLKLSQDTIMDLENDKQQLDEKLKKKDFEISQIQSKIEDEQALGMQLQKKIKELQARIEELEEEIEAERTSRAKAEKHRADLSRELEEISERLEEAGGATAAQIEMNKKREAEFQKMRRDLEEATLQHEATAAALRKKHADSTAELGEQIDNLQRVKQKLEKEKSELKMEIDDLASNMESVSKAKANLEKMCRTLEDQLSEIKTKEEEHQRMINDLSAQRARLQTESGEYSRQVEEKDSQISQLSRSKQAFTQQIEELKRHLEEEIKAKNALAHALQSARHDCDLLREQYEEEQEAKGELQRALSKANSEVAQWRTKYETDAIQRTEELEEAKKKLAQRLQDAEEHVEAVNAKCASLEKTKQRLQNEVEDLMIDVERSNAACAALDKKQKNFDKILAEWKQKYEETQAELEASQKESRSLSTELFKMKNAYEESLDHLETLKRENKNLQQEISDLTEQIAEGGKAIHELEKVKKQIEQEKSEIQAALEEAEASLEHEEGKILRLQLELNQVKSEIDRKIAEKDEEIDQLKRNHLRIVESMQSTLDAEIRSRNEALRLKKKMEGDLNEMEIQLSHANRVAAEAQKNLRNTQGVLKDTQIHLDDALRTQEDLKEQVAMVERRANLLQAEIEELRAALEQTERSRKVAEQELMDASERVQLLHTQNTSLINTKKKLETDITQIQSEMEDAIQEARNAEEKAKKAITDASMMAEELKKEQDTSAHLERMKKNLDQTVKDLQLRLDEAEQLALKGGKKQIQKLEARVRELEGEVDAEQKRSAEAVKGVRKYERRVKELTYQSEEDRKNILRLQDLVDKLQMKVKSYKRQAEEAEELSNVNLSKFRKIQHELEEAEERADIAESQVNKLRAKSREFHGKKIEEEE, from the exons ACCTACTCAGGTCTCTTCTGTGTCACCGTCAACCCCTACAAGTGGCTGCCGGTGTACAACCCGGAGGTGGTGTTGGCCTACCGAGGCAAAAAGCGCCAGGAGGCCCCTCCACACATCTTCTCCATCTCTGACAATGCCTATCAGTTCATGCTGACTG ACCGTGAGAATCAGTCAATCTTGATCAC TGGAGAATCTGGTGCAGGGAAGACTGTGAACACAAAGCGTGTCATCCAGTACTTTGCAACAATTGCAGCTAgtggggagaagaagaaggaggagcaGTCTGGCAAAATGCAG GGAACGCTTGAGGATCAAATCATCAGCGCCAACCCACTGCTGGAGGCATTTGGAAATGCCAAGACTGTGAGGAATGACAACTCCTCGCGCTTT gGTAAATTCATCAGAATTCACTTTGGAGCCACAGGAAAACTAGCTTCTGCTGATATTGAAACAT atcTGCTGGAGAAGTCCAGAGTCACCTTCCAgctcaaagcagaaagaagctACCACATATTTTATCAGATCATGTCCAACAAGAAACCAGAGCTGATTG ACATGCTTCTAATTACCACTAATCCATATGACTATCATTTTGTGAGTCAAGGTGAGATCACTGTTGCCAGCATTAATGACCAGGAGGAGTTGATGGCTACAGAC AGTGCCATTGACATCCTGGGCTTTACTGCTGATGAAAAGGTGGCCATTTACAAGCTGACAGGAGCTGTCATGCACTACGGCAACCTGAAGTTTaagcagaaacaaagagaagagcaggcagagccagaTGGCACAGAAG TTGCTGACAAGGCTGCCTACCTGATGGGTCTGAACTCGGCTGACCTGCTCAAAGCCCTCTGTTACCCCCGAGTCAAGGTTGGGAATGAATATGTGACCAAGGGTCAAACTGTGCAGCAG GTGAACAATTCAGTGGGTGCTCTGGCAAAGGCTGTCTATGAGAAGATGTTCTTATGGATGGTTGTTCGCATCAATCAACAACTAGATACAAAGCAACCCAGACAGTACTTCATTGGTGTCCTGGACATCGCTGGCTTCGAGATATTTGAT TTCAAcagcctggagcagctgtgCATCAACTTCACCAATGAGAAACTGCAGCAGTTCTTCAACCACCACATGTtcgtgctggagcaggaggagtaCAAGAAGGAAGGAATTGAATGGGAATTCATTGATTTTGGGATGGACCTGGCTGCTTGCATTGAACTCATTGAAAAG CCCATGGGCATCTTCTCCATCCTGGAAGAGGAGTGCATGTTCCCCAAGGCAACTGACACCTCTTTCAAGAACAAGCTCTATGACCAGCATCTGGGCAAGTCCAGCAATTTCCAGAAGCCCAAGCCTGCCAAAGGCAAGGTTGAGGCCCACTTCTCCCTTGTGCATTATGCTGGCACAGTGGACTACAACATCACTGGCTGGCTTGAGAAGAACAAGGACCCCCTGAACGAAACTGTCATTGGGTTGTACCAGAAATCATCAGTGAAGACACTAGCCTTACTCTTTGCCAACTATG aggCTAGTGGTGGTGGTGCTAGTGGTGGCAAGAAAGGTGGCAAGAAGAAGGGATCATCTTTCCAGACTGTCTCAGCTCTTTTCCGG GAGAACCTAAACAAACTGATGACCAACCTACGGAGTACTCACCCTCATTTTGTTCGTTGCATCATCCCAAATGAAACTAAAACACCTG GTGCTATGGAACATGAACTGGTACTACACCAGCTGCGCTGTAATGGTGTGCTGGAAGGGATTAGGATTTGCAGAAAAGGATTCCCCAGCAGAGTCCTCTATGCAGACTTTAAACAAAG ATACAAGGTGCTTAATGCCAGTGCCATCCCAGAGGGACAGTTCATTGATAGCAAAAAGGCTTCTGAGAAGCTTCTGGGGTCAATTGATGTGGATCACACCCAGTATAAATTTGGTCACACCAAG GTGTTCTTCaaagctgggctgctggggctcctggAGGAGATGAGGGATGAGAAGCTGGCACAGCTCATCACTCGCACACAGGCCAGGTGCAGAGGCTTCCTGATGAGAGTGGAGTACCAGAGAATGGTGGAGAGGAG GGAGTCCATCTTCTGCATCCAGTACAACGTTCGTGCATTCATGAATGTCAAGCACTGGCCCTGGATGAAGCTGTTCTTCAAGATCAAGCCCTTGCTGAAGAGTGCAGAATCTGAGAAGGAGATGGCCAACATGAAGGAAGAGTTTGAGAAAACTAAGGAAGAGCTTGCAAAGTCTGaggcaaagagaaaggagatggaggagaaaatGGTGAAACTGgtgcaggagaaaaatgatcTGCAGCTCCAAGTGCAGGCT GAAGCTGATGCTTTAGCTGATGCTGAGGAAAGATGTGATCAGCtcatcaaaaccaaaatccagCTGGAAGCCAAAATTAAGGAGGTGACAGAACGGGctgaggatgaggaagaaattaatgCTGAGCTGACAGCCAAGAAGAGAAAACTGGAGGATGAATGTTCAGAGCTGAAGAAAGACATTGATGACCTGGAGTTAACATTGGCCAAggttgagaaggaaaaacatgccACCGAAAACAAG GTGAAAAATCTCACAGAGGAGATGGCAGCTCTGGATGAGACCATAGCCAAGctgacaaaagagaagaaagcccTCCAAGAGGCCCACCAGCAGACACTGGACGACCTGCAGGCCGAAGAGGACAAAGTCAATACATTGACCAAAGCTAAAACCAAGCTGGAGCAGCAAGTGGATGAT CTGGAAGGGTCCCTGGAGCAAGAGAAGAAACTGCGCATGGACCTTGAAAGGGCTAAGAGGAAACTTGAGGGAGACCTGAAGCTGTCCCAAGATACCATAATGGACTTGGAAAATGATAAGCAGCAGCtggatgagaaactgaaaaa GAAAGACTTTGAAATCAGCCAGATCCAGAGCAAAATTGAGGATGAGCAAGCCCTGGGCATGCAATTACAGAAGAAGATCAAGGAGCTGCAG GCCCGTATCGAGGAACTGGAGGAGGAAATTGAGGCAGAGCGAACCTCTCGggcaaaagcagagaagcacCGTGCTGACCTCtccagggagctggaggagatcAGCGAGCGCCTGGAAGAAGCAGGAGGGGCTACAGCAGCTCAGATTGAGATGAACAAGAAGCGTGAGGCAGAATTTCAGAAGATGCGCCGTGACCTCGAAGAGGCCACGCTGCAGCACGAAGCCACAGCTGCCGCCCTGCGGAAGAAGCACGcagacagcacagctgagctTGGGGAGCAGATCGACAACCTGCAACGAGTCaagcagaagctggagaaggagaagagtgAGCTGAAGATGGAGATAGATGACTTGGCCAGTAACATGGAGTCTGTCTCCAAAGCCAAG GCAAACCTGGAGAAAATGTGTCGTACTCTAGAAGACCAGCTGAGTGAGATAAAGACAAAGGAGGAGGAGCATCAGCGCATGATCAATGACCTCAGTGCTCAAAGAGCTCGTCTGCAGACAGAATCAG GTGAATATTCACGCCAGGTGGAGGAGAAAGATTCTCAGATTTCTCAGCTGTCTCGAAGCAAGCAGGCATTCACTCAGCAGATTGAGGAACTCAAAAGGCACTTAGAGGAAGAGATAAAG GCCAAGAACGCCTTGGCCCACGCCTTGCAGTCTGCTCGCCACGACTGTGACTTGCTCCGGGAACAATATGAGGAAGAGCAGGAAGCCAAGGGAGAGCTGCAGCGTGCCTTGTCCAAAGCCAACAGTGAAGTGGCCCAGTGGAGAACCAAATATGAGACGGACGCTATTCAGCGCacggaggagctggaggaggccaA gAAGAAGCTGGCACAGCGCCTGCAGGATGCAGAGGAACACGTTGAAGCTGTCAACGCCAAATGTGCTTCCctggaaaagacaaagcagaggctgcagaacGAGGTGGAAGACCTGATGATTGACGTGGAGCGATCAAATGCTGCCTGTGCAGCTCTggacaagaagcagaagaactTTGACAAG ATCCTGGCAGAGTGGAAGCAGAAGTACGAGGAAACACAGGCTGAGCTGGAAGCTTCCCAGAAGGAGTCTCGCTCTCTCAGCACGGAACTGTTTAAGATGAAGAATGCCTATGAGGAGTCCCTGGACCACCTGGAAACGCTGAAGCGTGAGAACAAGAACTTGCAGC AGGAGATTTCTGACCTCACGGAGCAGAttgcagagggaggaaaggcGATCCACGAGCTGGAGAAAGTCAAGAAGCAGATTGAGCAGGAGAAATCTGAAATCCAGGCTGCCTTGGAGGAAGCTGAG GCCTCTCTAGAACATGAAGAGGGGAAAATCCTGCGCCTCCAGCTGGAGCTCAACCAGGTCAAGTCTGAGATTGACAGGAAGATAGCagagaaagatgaggaaattGACCAGCTGAAGAGAAATCACCTCAGAATTGTGGAGTCCATGCAAAGCACCCTGGATGCTGAGATCAGGAGCAGGAATGAAGCCCTGCGGCTGAAGAAGAAGATGGAGGGAGACCTGAATGAAATGGAGATCCAGCTGAGCCATGCCAACCGTGTGGCTGCAGAGGCACAAAAGAACCTGAGAAACACACAGGGAGTGCTCAAG GATACCCAGATACACTTGGATGATGCTCTCAGGACACAGGAAGACCTGAAGGAGCAGGTGGCCATGGTGGAGCGCAGAGCAAACCTCTTGCAGGCTGAGATTGAGGAGCTGCGGGCAGCCCTGGAGCAGACGGAGCGGTCAAGGAAAGTGGCTGAGCAGGAATTGATGGATGCAAGTGAGAGAGTTCAGCTCCTCCACACTCAG AACACGAGCCTGATCAACACCAAGAAGAAGCTGGAAACAGACATCACCCAAATTCAGAGTGAGATGGAGGATGCCATCCAGGAAGCCCGCAATGCTGAAGAGAAGGCCAAGAAGGCCATCACAGAT gCATCCATGAtggcagaagagctgaagaaggaGCAGGACACCAGTGCTCACCTggaaagaatgaagaagaaCCTGGACCAGACAGTGAAGGACCTGCAGCTTCGTCTGGATGAGGCTGAGCAGCTGGCCCTGAAGGGAGGCAAGAAGCAAATCCAGAAGCTGGAGGCCAGG GTGCgggagctggaaggggaggTAGATGCTGAGCAGAAGCGCAGCGCTGAAGCTGTGAAGGGTGTGCGCAAGTACGAGAGGAGGGTGAAGGAGCTGACCTACCAG TCTGAGGAAGACCGGAAGAACATCCTCAGGCTCCAGGATCTGGTGGACAAGCTGCAGATGAAGGTGAAATCCTACAAGAGGCAAGCTGAGGAGGCT GAGGAGCTGTCCAATGTCAACCTCTCCAAATTCCGCAAGATCCAGCACGAGCTGGAAGAAGCCGAGGAGCGGGCCGACATTGCAGAGTCGCAGGTCAACAAGCTCCGAGCAAAGAGCCGGGAGTTTCATGGCAAGAAGATAGAAGAGGAAGAGTGA